The Megalops cyprinoides isolate fMegCyp1 chromosome 12, fMegCyp1.pri, whole genome shotgun sequence genome contains a region encoding:
- the LOC118786841 gene encoding vacuolar protein 8-like: MGAGLCDRCAQLLEDFVALVRRASRELVRKIEECVKAIAQCCCLKRRTTASRTFYRPLVQEHERQAARELLQHLDTGSETPLLSSECLHALNTLAASENHELQRSASVYLLHLSQQLPTPLPSLFLEPYPPLLRSCDLEVQRMASLSLVNLLVERNVNKELVVEMGLLEPVMDMLESGDATIQCNSCACVAMLATSDSNREAIASADGVLRMLVLAKSYDPRVQQNAVGALLNLTRSERMLGVLCRDGGLPVLVLLLQSADSEVQFYSCSALSNIAAVREYHPRMLGIGDRFLLKSLLSLASSPVEKNSCEALRCLRNLSVNVRTQEELMALGCVSLLITMLRSPAAGVSESAITLLSALSQHPPNRDSLVEEDLLQTVGGLILHHRLNTTILSHGAVTIANLSVLPAGQQAVMDSACLSGLLEALSVTDTTEEALLCVTSCLHRLASLGENSELNVEG; encoded by the exons ATGGGGGCAGGACTTTGTGACCGATGCGCGCAGTTGTTGGAGGACTTCGTTGCTCTTGTGCGAAGAGCGTCCAGAGAACTCGTACGTAAGATCGAGGAGTGTGTCAAGGCTATTGCCCAGTGTTGCTGTCTGAAGCGGAGGACCACAGCCTCTAGGACATTTTATCGACCGTTAGTGCAGGAGCACGAAAGACAGGCAGCACGGGAACTCCTGCAGCACCTGGACACAG GTAGCGAAACTCCACTGCTGAGCAGCGAGTGTCTGCATGCTTTGAATACTCTGGCAGCGTCAGAGAACCACGAGCTGCAGCGCTCAGCATCCGTGTACCTCCTGCACCTCAGTCAGCAAT TGCCGACCCCGTTGCCCTCGCTGTTCTTGGAGCCGTACCCCCCCTTGCTGCGGTCATGTGATTTGGAGGTACAGAGGATGGCTTCTCTGTCATTGGTCAACCTCCTGGTGGAGCGCAATG TGAATAAAGAGCTGGTGGTAGAGATGGGACTCCTGGAGCCAGTTATGGACATGCTGGAGTCTGGAGACGCGACCATCCAGTGTAATTCCTGTGCTTGCGTGGCCATGTTGGCAACCTCAG ACTCAAACAGAGAAGCCATCGCCTCTGCTGACGGAGTGCTGCGCATGCTGGTTCTGGCCAAGTCCTATGATCCCAGGGTCCAGCAGAACGCTGTGGGGGCCCTTCTGAACCTCACCAGGTCCG agaggatgctgggagttTTGTGTCGAGATGGAGGGCTACCTgtcctggtgctgctgctgcagtcagcTGACTCTGAAGTCCAG TTCTACAGCTGCTCTGCCTTGAGCAACATAGCCGCTGTGCGGGAATATCACCCGAGGATGCTGGGAATTGGGGACCGTTTCCTGTTGAAGTCCCTGCTCTCTCTTGCATCATCTCCTGTGGAGAAG aattcctgtgAGGCTTTGCGGTGTCTCAGGAACCTGTCTGTGAATG tgagAACGCAGGAGGAGCTGATGGCTCTGGGTTGCGTGTCCCTGCTGATCACCATGCTGCGGTCCCCTGCTGCGGGAGTGTCTGAGTCAGCCATcaccctgctctccgccctATCACAGCACCCTCCTAACAGG GACTCCCTGGTGGAGGAGGACCTGCTGCAGACAGTTGGAGGGCTTATTCTTCATCACAGATtgaacaccaccatcctcaGCCATGGGGCCGTCACCATAGCCAACCTGAGCGTCCTGCCAGCTGGCCAACAG GCTGTGATGGACAGCGCTTGCCTGTCCGGGCTGCTCGAGGCGCTGTCTGTGACAGACACCACAGAGGAAGCTCTGCTTTGTGTGACATCATGTCTTCATCGCCTGGCTAGTCTGGGTGAGAATTCAGAACTGAATGTTGAAGGTTAA
- the ahi1 gene encoding jouberin: MPAGESEARAKTKARFDEVLKRYTDAQSQKKSAKKKGNKPEESIVLETLRKNLDLSKGTEDDETVFNNTYRPEEGSPRYSKNRLRERELVEKANNERAVGEDAKRAKSKRKSARALPELPAEDDAPRYISRTEEEDDGKARASKLKAVVEEDSLGRKPGKSKKGRGKGSGEGGAKREEAELDPEDELLQEYQQQIAEEEERVVRRTARRKATERQPSSADQGVVLNNEAEKKKRKKLRSQEAEGEAGPESGEQEGSQPGQRKSKQKISSDAEGEGPRGRTEEAEDGEEGEEPSKLKGKKKKKRKKEVKEDGEGESEGPQRPVFDDSLVLGVYVHRTDRLKTDLMVSHPMVKVHVIDEATGHYVKKEDSHRPVSSFYEQEKVEHILPIMTQPFDFRKHKSTIPEWEEQIIFNERFGYFLQSDAESPRVMLFFEILDFMSMDEARANLEVDHHERGFRKIAWAFLKLVGTNGVLNVDTKLRLQLYCPPRARKQPHTVEVVEWWRRYPRNRYASTLYVTVKGLKPPEHVDPSVRSMMALQQERGSTSYSELQSEVLRKSALQLQEAKADIVRWSRAPGQVCRIPNKPMLSLRGGQTGCFTLRFSPDGRALAAACADRDAFPVIVYEIPSGRVLTAFNGHLSIVYDLCWSRDNLTLLSASSDGTVRVWDVERMDRIARKVLPHPCFVYCARYHPYAQNLVVTGGYDGLLRVWNLSVRDVNGQLLQELEGHSSFVNALCFDAEGLRMFSGDNVGLIMVWNTAVDQRSPKHPTQLWSIEKEIEEADLKGVPINTLEVHPNGRRLLIHTKDSVVRVMDLRILAVKKYTGATNYRERIHSTFSPCGSFLFSGSEDGMAYVWNAETGDQVAVYSELCYPTPLRDVAFHPHENMVAFCAFGQNQPVHIYLYDHKVTQMEVETMKGTSRAGSTDTKTGRSSATLAAFQDPTAPAMDRFASAARVTLKMQQVKQKLDSVLAPHPNLSVDYMYDQGGVSDMGRDLSLLTGGASAVINTMGSSFSLPAPSLLSPHSKHRLTSTLLPPPALTGQSTGFSPVGQRLGRVPSLRVQTSFSDQSALRVETDSLNPVQQTVVSLYDYSANRSDELTVRRGDIIQVLYKDNDNWWFGRLANGQQGYFPANYVADERGLEDELAHAIEGESVRSERLSQSAGRSTPTKVSAAVSALGELKFMSEQDTDAESAVLPVQKKKKKVKKTEAPMSPVRVVVTKPDEPSTSLKKKKKTKNSDTHTGQTNNGFEPDY, from the exons ATGCCAGCAG GAGAAAGTGAAGCTAGAGCGAAGACCAAGGCCAGATTTGATGAGGTTTTGAAGAGATACACCGATGCCCAGTCACAGAAGAAATCAGCCAAGAAGAAGGGAAATAAACCTGAAGAAAGCATAGTA cttgAGACCTTGAGGAAAAACCTTGACCTCTCTAAGGGCACCGAGGACGATGAGACCGTCTTTAACAACACGTACCGGCCGGAGGAGGGCAGCCCCCGATACAGTAAGAACAGGCTGCGGGAGAGGGAGCTGGTGGAGAAGGCCAACAATGAGCGTGCTGTGGGAGAGGATGCTAAGCGTGCCAAGAGCAAGCGGAAGAGTGCAAGGGCGCTGCCAGAGCTGCCGGCAGAGGACGACGCACCCCGTTACATTAGCCGGACCgaagaggaggatgatgggaaggCCCGGGCCTCCAAGCTGAAAGCTGTGGTTGAGGAGGACAGTCTGGGGCGGAAACCGGGGAAGTCGAAGAAGGGGAGGGGCAAAGGGTCAGGGGAGGGCGGGGCCAAGAGGGAGGAGGCGGAGTTAGACCCGGAGGACGAGCTCCTCCAGGAGTACCAGCAGCAGATcgctgaggaggaggagcgagTGGTGCGGAGAACGGCCCGCAGGAAGGCGACCGAGAGGCAGCCGAGCTCAGCCGATCAGGGGGTAGTGCTGAACAATGAGgctgagaaaaagaagaggaagaagctgAGGTCACAGGAAGCCGAAGGGGAAGCTGG TCCGGAGTCAGGGGAACAGGAGGGCAGTCAGCCAGGCCAGAGGAAGTCTAAACAGAAGATCTCCTCGGatgcagagggggaggggccgaGAGGACGAACGGAAGAGGCGGAGgacggggaggagggggaggagccatCCAaactcaaaggaaaaaagaaaaagaaacggAAAAAAG AGGTGAAGGAGGATGGCGAGGGGGAGTCGGAAGGCCCTCAGAGGCCTGTGTTTGACGACAGCCTGGTCCTGGGCGTCTACGTCCACCGGACGGATCGGCTCAAGACAGACCTGATGGTGTCCCACCCCATGGTCAAGGTGCACGTCATCGACGAGGCCACAGGTCACTACGTGAAGAAGGAGGACAG CCATCGGCCGGTCTCCTCGTTCTACGAGCAGGAGAAAGTGGAGCACATCCTTCCCATCATGACCCAGCCGTTTGACTTCAGGAAGCACAAATCCACCATCCCCGAGTGGGAGGAGCAGATCATCTTTAACGAGCGCTTCGGCTACTTTCTGCAGAGTGACGCGGAGAGCCCCAGAGTCATGCTGTTCTTTGAG ATCCTGGATTTCATGAGCATGGATGAGGCGCGGGCGAACCTCGAAGTGGACCACCACGAGCGGGGTTTTCGCAAAATCGCCTGGGCGTTCCTGAAG CTGGTGGGGACCAACGGCGTGCTGAATGTGGACACTAAGCTGAGGCTGCAGCTGTACTGCCCGCCGCGGGCCAGGAAGCAGCCGCACACCGTGGAGGTAGTGGAGTGGTGGAGACGCTACCCCAGGAACCGCTACGCCTCCACGCTCTACGTCACTGTCAAGGGCCTGAAGCCGCCCGAACAT gtggaCCCCAGCGTGCGCTCCATGATGGCCCTGCAGCAGGAGCGTGGCAGCACCTCCTACAGCGAGCTGCAGAGCGAGGTGCTCCGGAAGAGCGCCCTCCAGCTGCAGGAGGCCAAAGCCGACATTGTGAGGTGGAGCCGTGCCCCAGGACAG GTCTGCCGGATCCCCAACAAGCCCATGCTGTCGCTCCGGGGGGGGCAGACGGGCTGCTTCACGCTGCGCTTCTCCCCCGATGGCAGAGCTCTGGCAGCCGCCTGCGCCGACCGCGATGCCTTCCCCGTCATCG TGTATGAGATCCCATCAGGCAGGGTTCTGACTGCCTTCAATGGCCACCTCAGCATCGTGTACGATCTCTGCTGGTCCAGAGACAACCTCACGCTGCTGTCTGCATCATCTGATGGCACGGTCAG aGTGTGGGACGTGGAGCGGATGGACAGAATCGCCCGGAAGGTTCTGCCGCACCCCTGCTTCGTGTACTGCGCGCGGTACCACCCGTACGCCCAGAACCTGGTCGTGACGGGCGGCTACGACGGCCTCCTGCGGGTCTGGAACCTCAGCGTGCGAGACGTGAAcgggcagctgctgcaggagctggagggacACAGCAGCTTCGTCAATGCCCTGTGTTTCGACGCGGAGG GACTGCGGATGTTCTCCGGGGACAACGTGGGGCTGATCATGGTGTGGAACACAGCCGTGGATCAGCGCTCCCCGAAGCACCCCACCCAGCTGTGGAGCATCGAGAAG GAAATCGAGGAGGCCGATCTGAAGGGTGTTCCCATCAACACGCTGGAGGTCCACCCGAATGGGCGTCGGCTCCTCATCCACACCAAGGACAGCGTGGTGAGGGTCATGGACCTGAGGAT CCTGGCGGTGAAGAAGTACACTGGAGCCACCAACTACAGAGAGAGGATCCACAGCACCTTCAGCCCCTGCGGGAGCTTCCTCTTCTCCGGCAGTGAGGACGGGATGGCCTACGTGTGGAACGCAGAGACAG GTGACCAGGTGGCCGTGTACTCCGAGCTGTGCTACCCCACGCCGCTGCGAGACGTTGCCTTCCACCCCCACGAGAACATGGTGGCCTTCTGCGCGTTCGGACAGAACCAGCCCGTGCACATCTACCTGTATGACCACAAAG TCACCCAGATGGAGGTGGAGACCATGAAGGGCACGAGCAGGGCGGGGTCGACGGACACCAAGACGGGCAGGAGCTCGGCCACCCTGGCAGCGTTCCAGGACCCCACCGCGCCTGCCATGGACCGTTTCGCCAGCGCGGCGCGAGTGACGCTCAAGATGCAGCAAGTCAAACAGAAGCTCGACTCGGTTCTG GCTCCCCACCCGAATCTCTCTGTGGACTACATGTATGATCAAG GTGGCGTTTCGGACATGGGGAGGGACCTCAGCCTCTTGACTGGAGGGGCCAGTGCAGTCATTAACACT ATGGGCTCCAGTTTCTCTCTGCCGGCACCATCGCTGCTGTCTCCACACTCCAAGCACCGTCTAACCAGcactctcctcccccctcccgccctGACCGGCCAGTCCA ccggTTTCAGCCCAGTTGGCCAGCGGCTCGGCCGGGTGCCGTCTTTGCGAGTTCAGACG AGCTTCAGTGATCAGTCTGCCCTTCGAGTGGAGACGGATTCTCTCAATCCGGTCCAGCAGACG GTCGTGTCCCTGTACGACTACAGCGCCAACCGTTCAGACGAGCTCACGGTTCGCCGCGGTGACATCATCCAGGTGCTCTACAAAGACAACGACAACTGGTGGTTCGGGCGGCTGGCGAACGGACAGCAGGGCTACTTCCCGGCCAATTACGTGGCGGATGAGA GGGGACTGGAGGACGAGCTTGCACATGCcatagagggagagagcgtgCGGTCGGAGCGGCTGAGCCAATCAGCTGGCAGATCCACCCCGACAAAG GTGTCAGCAGCGGTCAGTGCTTTAGGGGAGCTGAAGTTCATGTCTGAGCAGGACACCGATGCAGAGTCCGCCGTCCTCCC GGttcagaaaaagaagaaaaaggtgAAGAAGACAGAGGCCCCCATGTCGCCTGTCCGAGTGGTCGTGACCAAACCCGATGAACCCAGTACCTccctgaagaagaaaaagaagaccAAGAACAGCGACACACATACGGGACAAACCAACAACGGCTTTGAGCCAGATTACTAG